The following proteins come from a genomic window of Deltaproteobacteria bacterium IMCC39524:
- the mnmG gene encoding tRNA uridine-5-carboxymethylaminomethyl(34) synthesis enzyme MnmG has product MVEKYDVIVVGAGHAGCEAALAVARMGCRALLLTLNLDAVAQMSCNPAIGGLAKGHLVREIDALGGEMARNIDATGIQFRLLNTKKGPAVRASRAQADRDLYRARMKLVVETQSGLDLKQAQVVRLLVEDGRVAGVETRDGLLFEAPAVVLTTGTFMRGLIHVGLVNYPGGRAGEPPSEGLSDHLRELGFTVGRLKTGTPPRLAAETIDFSVLEAQPGDDSPQPFSADTVSIDRPQVPCYITYTNERTHEVIRGGLDRSPLYSGVIEGVGPRYCPSIEDKVVRFPEKEQHQIFLEPEGLTSGEIYPNGVSTSLPVDVQLAYLRTMKGLEKVEIMRPGYAIEYDYVDPIQLRPSLETKLIKGLYHAGQVNGTSGYEEAAGQGLVAGINATLQIQGREPVVIGREQGYLGVLIDDLVNLGAKEPYRMFTSRAEYRLLLREDNADQRLSPLGYEVGLLPEERWLRFSAKLASLEEGRERLRITRVSPGNQEAIKRLGLPDLKNGASLEELLRRPELRLVNLDFLDPWLAEMSGEVRNELETEVKYAGYIRRQHEQVERFRRLEALAIPVDFDYDSVGSLSAEVREKLMKVAPRTLGQAGRIPGVTPAALAILSVILKR; this is encoded by the coding sequence ATGGTTGAAAAATACGATGTGATCGTTGTTGGCGCTGGTCATGCGGGTTGCGAGGCTGCGTTGGCGGTGGCACGTATGGGTTGCCGGGCTTTGCTGCTAACGCTCAACCTGGATGCGGTAGCGCAAATGTCCTGCAACCCGGCAATTGGTGGGTTGGCCAAGGGTCACCTGGTGCGAGAAATTGATGCGCTCGGCGGTGAGATGGCCAGGAATATTGATGCAACAGGGATTCAATTTCGTTTACTTAATACCAAGAAGGGGCCAGCAGTTAGGGCTTCCAGGGCGCAGGCTGATCGCGATCTCTACCGTGCACGGATGAAGCTGGTTGTTGAGACCCAGTCGGGCCTTGATCTCAAGCAGGCCCAGGTTGTGCGGTTGTTGGTGGAGGATGGACGTGTCGCCGGTGTCGAGACCCGGGACGGCCTGCTCTTTGAGGCCCCTGCCGTGGTTCTGACAACCGGTACCTTCATGCGTGGTTTGATTCATGTTGGACTGGTGAATTATCCCGGTGGCCGTGCCGGAGAGCCGCCATCGGAAGGGCTTTCTGACCATTTGCGCGAACTCGGTTTTACTGTTGGGCGTTTAAAAACAGGTACGCCGCCCCGGCTTGCTGCTGAAACGATCGACTTTTCAGTTCTGGAGGCGCAGCCTGGCGATGACTCTCCACAGCCTTTCTCCGCCGACACAGTGTCGATAGACCGTCCCCAGGTTCCCTGCTATATCACTTATACCAACGAGAGGACCCACGAGGTGATCCGTGGCGGCCTGGACCGCTCCCCTCTCTATTCAGGCGTTATAGAAGGGGTCGGGCCTCGTTATTGTCCTTCCATAGAAGATAAGGTGGTGCGCTTTCCGGAGAAGGAGCAACATCAGATTTTTCTCGAACCGGAGGGCTTGACGAGTGGGGAAATTTATCCTAATGGCGTTTCAACCTCTCTACCGGTTGATGTTCAGTTGGCCTACCTGAGAACCATGAAAGGCCTGGAAAAGGTTGAAATAATGCGTCCCGGGTACGCAATTGAGTATGATTATGTCGACCCGATACAACTCCGCCCGTCATTGGAGACGAAGCTTATAAAAGGTCTTTATCACGCCGGGCAGGTCAACGGCACCTCAGGTTATGAGGAAGCCGCTGGTCAAGGTCTGGTGGCTGGTATTAACGCTACACTACAGATTCAGGGCCGTGAACCCGTTGTGATTGGCAGAGAACAGGGTTACTTGGGGGTTTTGATTGACGACCTTGTCAATTTAGGCGCAAAGGAACCTTACAGAATGTTTACTTCCCGGGCTGAGTACCGTCTCCTTTTGCGCGAAGATAATGCTGATCAACGGCTCAGTCCCCTTGGTTATGAGGTTGGTTTGTTGCCTGAGGAGCGCTGGTTGCGCTTTTCTGCAAAGTTGGCTTCTCTTGAGGAGGGACGTGAGCGTTTGCGTATAACGAGGGTCTCACCAGGCAACCAGGAAGCAATCAAGCGTTTGGGGTTGCCGGACCTGAAGAATGGTGCCTCTCTTGAGGAGTTGTTGCGCAGACCCGAGCTGAGACTGGTCAATCTCGATTTTCTGGATCCCTGGCTGGCCGAGATGTCTGGCGAGGTTCGCAATGAATTGGAAACTGAGGTTAAATATGCGGGCTACATCCGTCGCCAGCACGAGCAGGTTGAGCGTTTCAGACGTCTGGAGGCCCTGGCTATCCCGGTTGATTTTGATTATGACAGCGTGGGGAGTCTCTCCGCAGAGGTTCGTGAGAAGTTGATGAAGGTCGCTCCTCGCACCCTCGGTCAGGCCGGTAGAATTCCTGGCGTGACTCCCGCTGCACTTGCAATTTTATCTGTCATTCTAAAACGTTAG
- the mnmE gene encoding tRNA uridine-5-carboxymethylaminomethyl(34) synthesis GTPase MnmE, giving the protein MLNLDTIVAPVTPPGEGGVGIVRLSGPQAVTYLKNSFRSKTKHEEFESHRLYYGQLFNADEVRLDEVLAVVMRSPRSYTGEDVVEVHCHGGIQIIRSVLDLFLAAGARMAAPGEFTQRAFLHGRLDLSQAEAVVDVIKARSERSGQVALDQLEGHLSRKIYTYSDQLKSALALLEAHIDFPDDEVGSLDLASLVDPIHAQVDEMVALANSFDVGRVLREGVSILILGRPNVGKSSLMNALLGEARAIVTDVAGTTRDTLEESLVLAGFPVRLIDAAGVRETDDPVEKEGVRRASSKARSADLILLVVDGSTPLTAEDRLAISQCQIDKTIVVVNKDDKPHCIDSSQLTEFSHMVPVSAKQLAGLDSLCAVIAERLGQDGLTAAGEGLVVTEKRHKEALLRAIASLNAFFEGVHLSAPYECLAMDLREGLNSLGLITGETTPDEILDQIFSRFCIGK; this is encoded by the coding sequence ATGTTGAACTTGGATACCATTGTTGCTCCGGTGACTCCGCCGGGAGAAGGTGGTGTTGGTATCGTTCGCCTCTCTGGTCCCCAGGCTGTCACCTACCTTAAAAATTCTTTTCGCAGTAAAACAAAGCATGAAGAGTTTGAATCCCACCGTTTATACTATGGCCAACTCTTCAATGCGGACGAGGTTCGCCTAGATGAAGTCCTCGCTGTTGTGATGCGGTCACCCCGTTCCTACACTGGAGAGGATGTCGTTGAAGTACACTGTCATGGTGGAATCCAGATTATACGTAGCGTCCTTGACCTGTTTCTGGCTGCCGGAGCAAGAATGGCCGCACCCGGAGAGTTTACCCAGCGGGCTTTCTTGCATGGCCGTCTTGACCTCTCACAGGCCGAGGCCGTTGTCGACGTTATCAAGGCACGCTCAGAAAGGTCTGGACAGGTGGCCCTAGATCAGCTTGAAGGTCACCTTTCTCGTAAAATTTACACATACTCTGATCAGCTCAAGTCGGCACTGGCCCTTTTGGAGGCGCACATTGATTTTCCTGATGACGAAGTTGGATCGCTGGACCTAGCTTCCCTGGTTGACCCGATTCATGCTCAGGTAGATGAGATGGTTGCGCTTGCCAATAGTTTTGACGTGGGCCGCGTGTTACGGGAAGGTGTTAGTATACTTATCCTAGGTCGTCCCAACGTTGGCAAGAGCTCTCTTATGAACGCCTTGCTTGGCGAGGCGAGGGCTATCGTCACAGATGTAGCCGGAACCACTCGTGACACTCTCGAGGAGTCACTCGTCCTTGCCGGTTTTCCGGTTCGTCTTATAGATGCAGCCGGCGTAAGAGAAACGGATGACCCCGTTGAGAAAGAAGGAGTACGAAGGGCTAGCAGTAAAGCCCGCAGTGCTGACCTGATCCTTTTGGTTGTCGATGGATCTACCCCCTTGACCGCGGAAGATCGTCTGGCGATAAGCCAATGCCAAATTGATAAAACGATCGTTGTGGTTAACAAGGACGATAAACCACATTGTATAGATTCCAGTCAGTTAACAGAGTTTTCACACATGGTCCCGGTTTCAGCTAAACAGCTGGCAGGCCTTGATTCCCTCTGCGCTGTTATTGCTGAGCGATTGGGGCAGGACGGTCTTACTGCAGCGGGAGAGGGCCTTGTCGTCACAGAAAAACGTCACAAGGAGGCCCTGCTTAGAGCAATAGCTTCCCTCAACGCGTTTTTTGAGGGTGTGCATCTATCGGCACCTTACGAGTGTCTGGCGATGGATTTACGTGAAGGGCTCAATTCTCTGGGTTTGATTACTGGTGAAACAACCCCGGACGAAATTCTGGATCAAATCTTTAGTCGTTTCTGTATAGGTAAGTAA
- the jag gene encoding RNA-binding cell elongation regulator Jag/EloR, whose translation MKLDHLHLEVTAENLDTAVENALSQLKSTRAEAEVEVLQAASSGFFGLFGKRQAKVRVKLHDRGAIARQFTDGLLRLSGLAVEIEVVTSTKQIQLLLSSDDSSLLIGRHGQMLDAMQGLVGTMTDRQTTDRTPIILDVDGYRARRHDFLTRLADKLSRKVRETGKPATTPPLALGERRILYERFKLEVDLEAISRNHEGDRKVIVLKPREN comes from the coding sequence ATGAAGCTAGATCACCTGCACCTTGAAGTCACCGCTGAAAACCTTGATACTGCCGTTGAGAACGCCCTGTCGCAGTTAAAATCTACTCGCGCCGAGGCCGAGGTAGAGGTGTTGCAGGCCGCTTCATCAGGTTTCTTTGGTCTGTTTGGCAAGCGTCAGGCCAAGGTCAGGGTAAAGCTCCATGATCGGGGAGCTATAGCGCGTCAATTTACAGACGGTTTGTTGCGTTTGAGCGGTTTGGCCGTTGAGATAGAGGTTGTAACCTCCACAAAACAGATTCAACTGCTCCTTTCCTCTGATGATTCCAGTCTTCTCATTGGTCGTCATGGCCAGATGCTTGATGCCATGCAGGGCCTGGTTGGCACAATGACAGACCGGCAGACCACCGATCGCACCCCCATTATCCTGGATGTTGACGGCTACCGTGCCCGCCGACACGATTTTCTGACCCGGTTGGCTGATAAGTTGTCTCGTAAGGTCCGTGAGACAGGCAAGCCTGCAACCACCCCTCCCCTCGCCCTTGGTGAACGCCGCATTCTCTACGAACGGTTCAAGCTGGAAGTCGACCTCGAAGCGATTTCCAGAAATCACGAAGGTGACCGCAAGGTTATAGTCCTAAAGCCCCGGGAGAACTGA